In Piliocolobus tephrosceles isolate RC106 chromosome 12, ASM277652v3, whole genome shotgun sequence, one DNA window encodes the following:
- the SPIN4 gene encoding spindlin-4, which translates to MSPPTVPPMGVDGVSAYLMKKRHTHRKQRRKPTFLTRRNIVGCRIQHGWKEGNEPVEQWKGTVLEQVSVKPTLYIIKYDGKDSVYGLELHRDKRVLALEILPERVPTPRIDSRLADSLIGKAVGHVFEGEHGTKDEWKGMVLARAPVMDTWFYITYEKDPVLYMYTLLDDYKDGDLRIIPDSNYYFPTAEREPGEVVDSLVGKQVEHAKDDGSKRTGIFIHQVVAKPSVYFIKFDDDIHIYVYGLVKTP; encoded by the coding sequence ATGTCTCCTCCGACCGTGCCTCCGATGGGGGTAGATGGCGTGTCCGCATACCTGATGAAGAAAAGGCACACCCACAGGAAGCAACGACGCAAGCCCACTTTCCTCACTCGTAGGAACATCGTGGGCTGCCGCATTCAACACGGCTGGAAGGAAGGCAACGAGCCCGTGGAGCAGTGGAAGGGTACTGTGCTCGAGCAGGTTTCCGTGAAGCCCACACTTTACATCATTAAATATGATGGCAAAGATAGTGTGTATGGACTAGAACTGCACCGCGATAAGAGAGTTTTAGCGCTAGAGATCCTTCCTGAGAGAGTGCCAACTCCTCGTATCGATTCACGACTGGCAGATTCCCTGATTGGCAAGGCAGTGGGGCATGTGTTTGAAGGTGAGCATGGTACCAAGGATGAATGGAAAGGTATGGTCCTGGCGCGAGCTCCTGTGATGGATACTTGGTTTTACATTACCTACGAGAAAGATCCTGTTCTCTATATGTACACACTGCTTGATGACTACAAAGATGGTGACTTACGCATTATTCCAGATTCCAACTACTATTTCCCTACAGCAGAACGGGAGCCTGGAGAGGTGGTCGACAGTCTCGTGGGCAAGCAGGTGGAGCATGCCAAAGATGACGGGTCCAAGAGAACTGGCATTTTTATACATCAAGTGGTGGCGAAGCCATCTGTCTACTTCATTAAGTTCGATGATGATATTCACATTTATGTCTATGGTTTGGTGAAAACTCCTTAA